The Microbacterium amylolyticum genome includes the window GTTTCCCTCGTCATCGATGGCTCAGGGGGTGAACAAAGCGTCGTCACGGGCAGCGACGGCCGATGGGAGGCCTGGGTTCCTGACAACGACAGCGAGTACACCGTCACGCTCGACGAATCCACACTGCCCGATGGCATCGGCGTCGTTGACGAAGACACGGAGATCGCCGAGGGCGAGCAGCCGAACGTCCGTGACGTCACGGTCGGGGCCGCCGGCTTCGCCGTCGTGAACTTCTTCATCGGCGACGTCGAACGCAACACCGTCAGCTTCGCGGACCAGCTGATCCAGCGCATCTTCCAGGGGCTGAACTTCGGCCTGATGTTGGCGCTCGCGGCGATCGGACTGTCTCTCGTCTACGGAACAACGCGGCTGTCGAACTTCGCACACGCCGAGATGGTCACGTTCGGCGCCGTCGTCGCTGTCGGCGTCTCCAGCGCCCTGGCCTCCATCGCGGTCAGCCCGGCGATGACCGTTCTCGGGCTCCTGATCGCCATCGGCCTCGCCGGTGGGCTGGGCTACGCCCTCGATATGGCGCTCTGGCGGCCACTGCGCCGGCGCGGCGTCGGAATCGTGCAGCTGATGATCGTGTCGATCGGCCTCTCCCTCGCCATGCGGTTCACGTTCCAGTTCTTCATCGGCGGAAGCACCCTCCAACTTCCGACGCTCGTGAGCACGGCGAAGGTCCCGATCTTCGGCGCCGTTGCGCTCAGCCCCATGGAGATCGTGTCGATGAGCATCGCGCTCGTTGTCATCGTGGCGTTCGCCCTGTGGCTCACCTACAGCCGCATCGGCAAGGCCACGCGGGCAATCAGTGACAACCCCGCGCTCGCCAGCGCAACCGGAATCGACGTCGATCGCGTTGTCCGCATCATCTGGGTTGTTGCCGGCGCGCTCGCCGGCCTCGGCGGAATCCTCTACGCGTATTACCGTCCCGGCGTCCGGTTCGACATGGGAATGCACATTCTGTTGCTCATGTTCGCGGCCGTCACGCTCGGCGGCCTCGGAACCGCCTACGGCGCACTCATCGGCTCGCTCATCATCGGCGTCATCGTCGAAGTTGTCAGCCTGTGGATCCCCGCCGACCTGCGCTTCGTCCCGGCGCTGCTCCTGCTCATCGTCATTCTCCTGGTGCGACCGCAGGGTCTCCTCGGTCGCCGCGAACGAATCGGATAGGTGCCCTGATGAACTGGGGAAGTATCTTCGGCGAAGCCCTCGCCTCTCTGCTCCTACCGGCAACGTTCGCCTACGCCCTCGCCGGTCTCGGCCTCGCGCTGCACTTCGGTTTCGCCGGCCTGCTCAACATGGGTGTTGCTGGCTTTATGGCCATCGGCGCATACAGCTACGCGATCGGCGTTCTCACGTTCGGCCTGCCATGGTGGGCCGGCCTCCTCATCGGCGTTGTTGCGTCCGCACTCTTCGGCCTTCTGCTGGGTATTCCCACGCTCCGGCTGCGCGGCGACTATCTGGCGATCGCCACAATCGCCGTTGCCGAAGTTGTCCGCCTGGTGTTCCTCACGACCGCCTTCGAGCCCGTCACCGGATCCGCCGATGGCCTCAGCGGATATCACGCGTCCTTCCGCGCGTGGAACCCGATCCCACCCGGCACCTACGGCTTCGGGCCATGGGTGTACAACGAAACCGGGTGGTGGGCGCGCCTGGTATCCATCTCTCTCGTCGTGATCGCGGCGCTCCTGGTGTTCGCCCTGACCCGCAGCCCCTGGGGTCGCGTTCTCAAAGGCATCCGCGAAGACGAGGACGCCGTGCGCGCGCTGGGCAAGAACGTCTTCGCGTACAAGATGCAGGCGCTCGTCGTCGGCGGTGTGATCGCCTCGCTCGGCGGTTTCGTGTGGTCGCTTCTCAGCGCTGTCAACCCGCAGAACTATCAAACGTCGACAACGTTCTTCATCTGGACAGCCCTGCTGCTCGGCGGTGCGGCAACCGTTTTCGGCCCGATCCTCGGCGCCGCAATCTTCTGGTTCCTCAATTCGTTCCTCGGCGCTCTCCTGCCCGCTCTTGTCACGGCGGGTTATCTCCCGTTTATGTCGACGCTGCAGGCGGCCCGCCTGCGAGACATCCTCGTCGGCGTTGCGCTCATGATGATCGTCGTGTTCATGCCACAGGGCATCCTCGGCAAGAAGAAGGAGATGTCCTTTGCCAAGTGATCACGCACCCCAGTCCGCGCCGGTGGCGCGCCAGAAGACCGCCGGTCTCCACGTGGGCGATGCCGTTCCCGGTGTGCCCAAAATCGACCCCATCATCACGGCGGACGGCATCACCCGCTCGTTCGGAGGTGTGACAGCCGTCGACGTCGAACACCTCGAAATCCCCCGCGGCGCCGTGACCGCGCTGATCGGCCCCAACGGAGCGGGGAAAACGACGCTCTTCAATCTGCTGACCGGCTTCGACCGGCCCGACGCTGGATCGTGGACATTCGAGGGACGCTCGCTGTCTGGCGTTCCCGCGCACGCCGTTGCCAGGCGCGGACTGGTTCGCACGTTCCAGCTCACGAAGGCTCTCGGGCTGCTGTCGGTCATGGACAACATGAAGCTCGGCCAGAAGGAACAGGTTGGCGAGAAGTTCTGGGCCAGCCTGCTGCCGTTTCTCTGGCGTGACCAAGATCGTCAGATCGAAGAGCGCGCGCTCGAACTTCTCGCGCGCTTCAACCTCGACACCAAGAAGGACGATTACGCCGCTTCGCTCTCGGGCGGCCAGCGCAAGTTGCTCGAAATGGCGCGGGCTCTGATGACCGATCCAACGCTGGTCATGCTCGATGAGCCGATGGCCGGTGTGAACCCCGCTCTGACGCAGAGCCTGCTCGATCACATCCTCGGCCTCAAGGACCAGGGCATGACCGTACTGTTCGTCGAACACGACATGCACATGGTGCAGCACATCGCCGACTGGGTTGTTGTCATGGCAGAAGGGCGGATTGTGGCGGAGGGTCCACCGGATCAGGTCATGAGGAATCGCGCCGTGATCGATGCCTATCTCGGCGCACACCAGGAGGTCGATCTGGGCGTTGTCACCGGACGCATCAGCATCGTCGACACCGACCCCGAGGCCGACGCGGCAGCCTCCGCCGCGATCAGCGCGGAAGAACTCACAGCCGCCGGACAGGCCGAGGCCGACGAGGAGGACCCGCGATGAGTGAAACAGACGACCGAGATGTTGTGGTCAGCGTTGAGAACATCACGGCCGGATATTTGCCAGGCGTCAACATTCTCACCGATTGCAACCTGACCGCGCGCAAGGGTGAGCTGATCGGCATCATCGGCCCCAACGGCGCCGGGAAGTCAACGCTGCTCAAGGCGATCTTCGGCCTCGTGAACGTCCGAAGCGGACACATCACGCTCGACGGCGAGGACATCACCAATCTGCGGGCGAACAAGCTGGTCGCACGCGGCGTCGGGTTCATCCCGCAGACCAACAACGTCTTTCCGTCGCTCTCGATCGAGGAAAACCTGCAAATGGGCGCGTATCAGAAACCCAAGATGTTCGCGGAACGCCTCGCGTTCGTTGTCGATGTCTTCCCCGACCTGGGCAAGCGCCTCAAACAGCGCGCAGGAGGCCTCTCCGGCGGCGAGCGCCAAATGGTGGCCATGGGACGGGCGCTCATGCTCGACCCGAAGGTGCTCCTGCTCGACGAGCCGTCCGCCGGGCTCTCCCCCGTCAGACAGGACGAGGCGTTTATCCGCGTCAGCGAAATCAACCGGGCCGGCGTCACCTGCATCATGGTGGAGCAGAACGCCCGCCGCTGCCTGCAGATCTGCGATCGCGGGTACGTTCTCGATCAGGGACACGACGCCTACGCCGGGTCCGGACGCGAGCTCCTCCACGATCCGAAGGTCACGGAGCTCTATCTCGGCACGCTCGGCTCCGAGCAGAACGCGAACACCGGCGTGCACCGCTCGGTGACGGGGGACGAAGCCTAAGAGGTCGTTTCTCTTCCGAGAGCCGCAACGAGCACGGCCTCGTTCTCCCCTACGACAGGCGATCGGCGAGGATCGCCGTGCGTGCCCCGCCGATTCTCGTGAGGAACAGCACGGCGCTCTTGTCGCCCTGCAGCTTCAGCTTCTTGCGGAAAGCTGCGGGATCGACATCGACGCCGCGCTTTTTGATCTCGAGAACGCCGATTCCGCGTTCTCGGAGCGCCTTCTGGAGCTTCTTCTGGTCCGCGGGGAGAGTCTCGCGAACGCGGAACGACCGTGCGAAGGGGCTGGTGATTTCGGTATCACCCGTGAGGTAGGCGATGCCGTCGGCGACGGGGCCCGCGTCCAGCAGGCGGGCGACGTCGCCGACGAGGCGGGAACGGATAACGGCGCCCTCCGGTTCGTGCACAAAAGCGCCGAGGGGTCGCACCGGCTCGTCCTCGGTATCACGGGCAGCCGTCAGTTCCGCCACGGTATCGCCGCGGATCACCAGCGCCGATCGCGTCACCCCCTCGCGTGCGAGCGTGCCCGACCAGAGCACGAGCTCAACGGTCGAGCCGTCCACCGTGATCCACTGTGCCTCCCAGCCATCCGGGATCGTGTCGCGATCATGCGCAGGGCTGAGCTTCATCCCAACGGGGATCCGTTCCGCCAGCTCGTACGCCCAGTCGAGGCGCGGCGAATAGTCATCAGCCGTGACGCGGCGGGTCTCGGAGTGCCCGGTTGTGCGCCGGGCAGGGTCGAGCCAGACGCCGTCAATGCCCGCCAAATCCGTTTCCTCGGCGCGGCCACTCCGCACCTCGACTCCGCCACCATCCTGCCGAAACGGCGAAAGGTTGTAGGCGGCGAGCGCGGCGGTGATCTCGTCGGCGTCCACGGCGAGAACGCCGAGGCCGAGGGCCGCGAACGCGAGGGAATCACCGCCGATACCGCTGCCGAGATCGGCGACGCGACGAAGTCCCGCCTGTCGAAAGCGCGCGGCGTGATGAGCAGAAACGCTCATGCGCGTGGCCTGTTCGAGCCCCGCCCGGGTGAAGAGCATGCGGCGGGCGAAACCGGGGAACTTCGCCTCGGCCTTGTCACGCAACCGGACCTGGCCGACAACGGCCGAAACGAGGGCGGGTGAATGTCCCGCTGCGCGCAACCGGGACACGGTATGGGCAACGTCACCGACGGTGACAACGGGGTCGAGCTCGTCCAGCAGCCGCAGGGCGTCGGGGGTAAGCAGCGCGTCGAGTTCAGCGTTGTCCATCCGTCCAGAGTAGTGACGCACGCCTGAAGTTGGCACTCACGTTGCGAGAGTGCCAATCTGCGCCCTACACTTGCGGTTAGCACTCTCGGGGTGAGAGTGCGAACACACGTCTTCTCAAGGACATTCGAAAGCAGAGGTGAACCGTGTCGGTTTCCATCAAGCCGCTCGAGGACCGCATCGTCATCAAGCAGGTCGAGGCAGAGCAGACCACGGCCAGCGGTCTGGTTATCCCTGACACCGCCAAGGAGAAGCCCCAGGAGGGCGAGGTCGTGGCTGTGGGTCCGGGTCGTATCGACGACAACGGCAACCGCGTCCCCGTGGACGTCGCTGTCGGTGACCGCGTCCTGTACAGCAAGTACGGCGGGACCGAGGTCAAGTTCGGTGCGGACGAGTACCTCGTGCTCTCGGCTCGCGACGTGCTCGCGGTCGTCGAGCGCTGAGGCTCAGACCCTCGCACTTTCTGAGAACCCCGGAGGCACGCGCCTCCGGGGTTCTTCTGTTGCATCGACCCGATCTACTGTGGGGCGTATGACGGAAGAGTTCGAAAACGACGTGACACACCTCGCGGAAACCGTTGCGGCCAGCCCGCTGCTGGCATGGCTCTGGGTTGCCATCGCGGCCGCCGGCGCCGTTGCCATCGGATTCGTCGCTTCCTGGTTGTTTCGCACCGTCGCCGGATCGCTGCATCGACGCCACCTGATCTTCGGCGAACTGCGCACACGTTTCCCGAAGCCGATCTTCTGGCTCGTCACGGTTCTCCTCTGGCGCACCGCTGTCCCGCCTTTCTTCCCCGAAGGGTTGGCGGAGCTCCAAGCCGGCGTCCGCTACGGCCTGACGCTCAGCCTCATCGGCGTCGTCGGGTGGATCATCGCGAAGATCCTCATCCTCCTCATCGACAGTGCCATGGTGCGGCAGGACGCCTCGGCTGTCGACAACTTCACGCTGCGCCGCCGGAAAACGCAGATCAAGATGATCCGCCGCCTGGTGATCGCGGTCGTCGCGGTTCTCACCGTCGGCGCCATGCTTCTCACAATCGACGGCGCCGAGACCTTCGGTGCTTCTCTGTTCGCATCGGCCGGAGTCGCATCAATCGTCGCCGGCCTCGCCGCCCAATCCACACTCGGCAACCTCGTCGCCGGCCTACAGCTGACGTTCTCCAACGCCCTCAAAGTGGGCGACACCCTCGAAGTCGGTGATGAATTCGGAACCGTCGAGGAGATCACCCTCACCTACGTCGTCGTGCAGATTTGGGACGATCGGCGCCTCGTCCTGCCGTCGACGCACTTCACGACAACGCCCTACATCAACTGGACACGCAGCCAAACAGCTCTGACCGGAACCGTTTTTCTGCAGGCTGACTACTCGATCAACGTCGAAGCCATTCGTGCTGAGCTCGCGCTGATCCTTGACGACTCCCCCGAATGGGATCGCCGAAGCTGGGGACTCATCGTCTCCGACGCACAGCGCGGCGTCGCCGAACTGCGCGCCACTATGACGGCCGCAAACGGCGACGACCTGTGGGCACTCCGGTGTCAGGTCCGCGAAAAGCTCGTAGCCTTCATCGCCACCCAGCGACCGCAGGAACTCACCCACACGCGCATCGAGACGCTGCCGCACAGTTGACGGGATTCGATCGTTCAGCGGCGTAAACATGCCCTTTCCCGGGCGTAGTCTGACGCGGTGACGACCCACTCGACCCCCGTAGTGGACACCAGCGACCTGTCGACGCAGACGCGCCTCGGCGTCGGCTACGGCTTTGCCGCCTACGCCCTCTGGGGCCTGCTCCCGCTGTACTTCGTCGCCCTCGCGCCAACGGGCCCCTGGGAGACCCTCGGCTGGCGTGTTGTGCTCTCGCTGGTGTTCTGCGCTGTGCTGCTCACGGTCACACGGAGCTGGCTCCTTGTCCTCGCCGTCTTCCGATCACCCCGGCTGCTGATGTGGACGCTCGTCGCCGGCATCCTCATCTACGCGAACTGGCAAGGATTCCTCTTCGCCGCCCAGACCGGGCACGTTCTCGAAGCCAGCCTCGGATACTTCATCAACCCGATCGCCACGATTCTGCTCGCCGTCGTGTTTCTTCACGAACGCCTGCGACCACTGCAGTGGGTCGCCGTCGGCGTTGCCGCCATTCGCGGCACCTCTTTTGCAGTTCATGACCGGAGCGTTTCTTCTTCACGAGGAGATGCCACCGGAACGATGGGCGGGATTCATCATCGTGTGGATCGCCTGCATCATCCTGATCGTCGACATGTCCCGACAGGCCAGACAGACGCGCATCGCCGCACGTTAACAAATCCGAACTCCGTCGTTCGAGCCTGAAAACATCCTGGAAACAATGCGTCGGTACGTTCGCGCCAAACCCGCGGCGTTCAGTTGACACCCCACCGGCCCGCGGACAGACGAAAGGACGGAACCAGCATGGTTCGATCCCGCAAGCTCGCCTCTGTCGCTGCGGTCACCGGCGTTGCCGCGCTCGTACTCGCCGGATGCAGCACCAGCGATGACGCGCCCGCAACAGGCGATGGCACCGACACCACGGCAGACGCGGAAGACGACGCCGCCGACAGCTTCCCCGAGTTGCCAGCGCCGAAAGCCTTCGACCCCGAGGAATACACCCTCACCCTCGGAACGGCGCTTCCGCAAACGGGTGACCTCGCATTCCTCGGCCCGCCTGAGGAAGCCGGCGTCGCCTACGCACAGCACCTCATCAACGAGTACAGCGCAGAGTCCGGCCTCACGGTCGACATCGAATGGGGCGACTCGGGCGACCTCACCAACCGCGCGTTCGAGACCGAGGTGCCCCGCCTGCTCAACGCCGACGTCTCGGCGATCATCGGAGCGGCATCATCCGGTGTCTCGTTGCAGTTCATCGACGAGGTCATTGGTGCTGACACGATCCTGTTCTCGCCCGCGAACACCTCGGATGAGTTCACATCGCGTGCCGACGAGCTGTACTTCCGCACCGCGCCCAGCGACGTTCTCCAGGGTGCCGTCCACGGCAACATGATCGCCGGCGACGGGCATCAGACGCTCGGACTGATCGTGCTCAACGACTCGTACGGAACGGGCCTCGCCCGCTACGTCACAGAAGCTTTCGAAGGCGCCGGCGGCGAGGTTGTCGCCAGCCCCACCTTCAACGCGGGTGACACAACGTTCAACGCGCAGATCTCCGAAGTCCTGGCAGAAGACCCCGACGCGATCTCGATCATCGCCTTCGACCAGACGAAGACGATCCTCCCGAACCTCGTTGATGAGGGCTACCCCGTCGAGCAGATGTACCTCGTCGACGGCAACCTCGCCGACTACTCGGCAGACTTCGAAGACGGACTCCTCACGGGCATGAAGGGCACCTACCCCGGCCCCACACCGCAGCAGGTGCAGGACTGGGTCGACGCCCTGACCGCCTTCCTCGAGGATGAGGGAACCGACCCTCTCACCGACTACACCTACGGCCCCGAGTCGTACGATGCCGTCAACCTGCTCGCGCTCGCCTCACTGCGCATGCAGTCTGTCGACGCACACGACATCGCCGACGCGCTCTACGAGGTCTCGGGCGGAACCGGCGACGGTGAGACCTGCACAACCTTCGCGGACTGCGCAGACATCATCATCGGCGGCGGCGTCGCCAACTACAACGGCATCTCCAGCAACATCGCCTTCGACCGGGTCGGCGACCCCACCGAGGGCACGATCAACATCTACGTCTACCAGGACGACAACACCTACGTGCCCGTGAGCTGATCACGACACGTCACGCGGCAACGCTCCGGTCTTCCGCACAGAGGACCGGAGCGTTGCCGCGTGCGCCCTGCGCAACGCGGCTACAGAACCGGGTCGATCGCCCCGAGTTGCGGCAGCATCCACAACAGCCAGTAGGCGCTGAAAGCGATAGCCGTCATCCCGAGCGCAATACCGCTCCAGCACCAGCGCCGACGCTCCGTCGGACGGAGCAGCGCAACGATCCCGAGAACGATTCCGACAGCCGCCGGAGCGGCGCCCCACGGGCCGAACCAGGAAATGATGAGTCCAACGGCAGACCACCACAGGGCAGCAACGCCCAGCCGAGTGACAACCTCTCGCCGATCACGGCGGGTGAGCGGGCTATGGGCAACGGCAGGATCAATCCACCCGAACGTGTCCGAGGCGATAACCGACAGGGAGCCGGTCGCGACCTCCTGAAGCCGCCGCTCCTCCTCCGTAGGTTGGCGCGGGGAGACCTGGGGCTCGTCGGCCCCATCGTTCTCGATCTCCCGCGCCGGCATCACGCCGTCCCCTGCCCCGCCTCGGCGACCTGAATCTCTGTCACAGGAAGCGTGGAATCTGCGCCGAAGCCCAGAGTCGACGGCTGGCGTCCGCTCGCAATCAGCTGCGCCGCCAGCGCCGCGATCATCGCGCCGTTGTCCGTGCACAAGCTCAGCGGTGGAATCCGCACCTCAACGCCGCGGGCCGCGGCACGGGAAAGCGCAACCTCCCGCAGGCGTGCGTTGGCGATCACGCCGCCGCCTAACAACAGACGGGGAACGCCGCGCTCCTGGCAGGCATCGAGTGTCTTCGTGACAAGAACATCAACAACAGCCTCGCGAAAGCTGGCCGCAACATCGGCCAGAGGAAGGTCCTCCCCCGAATCCTGGTGCTGTTCCACCCACCGCGCCACCGAGGTCTTCAGACCCGAGAAGGAGAAGTCCCAACGATGCTTCTCGAGGTCGCTCTTCCGACTCAGACCGCGAGGAAAGCGAATCGCCCGCGGGTCGCCGCCCTCTGCCGCGCGATCAATCTGCGGACCGCCCGGATACGGCAGACCGAGCAGGCGCGCGACCTTGTCAAAGGCCTCCCCCGCGGCATCGTCCACCGTCTCGCCCAGTAGCTCGACGTCGGTTGTCAGATCGCGCACGTGCAGAAGCGATGTATGCCCGCCGGAGACGAGCAGCGCGATCGTCGGATACTCGATCCGTTCCGAGTCGGGCGCAACAATATCTGCGGCGATATGCCCGACGAGGTGGTTCACAGCGTACAGCGGCTTCTCCAGCGACAGCGCGAGCGCCTTGGCGGCTCCCACTCCCACCATCAGTGCCCCAGCGAGCCCAGGGCCACTCGTGACCGCAACCGCGTCAAGATCCGCCAGGCTCACGCCCGCGTCGGCCACAGCTCTCTCGATGGTCGGTTGCAGCGCCTCCAAATGCGCACGCGCAGCGACCTCGGGAACAACACCTCCGAAGCGCGCGTGCTCGTCCATGCTGGAAGCGATCGTGTTCGACAGCAACGTGCGGCCGCGAACGATCCCGATTCCGGTTTCATCGCAGCTCGTCTCAATGCCCAGGACGAGGGGCTCGTTCATGAGCAGGCTCCCTGTTCTTTCTGGTTCGCTGCCTGCGCGCCCCGCCATGACGCAATGTCGAGTCGCATGACCACCGCATCAACATCGTCGGGCTGGTAATAACGCGGGCGCCGTCCGAGTTCTGTGAACCCCTCGGATACATACAGTGCATGGGCGACCGCGTTGTCGGCCCGCACATCGAGGAACACCTCGCGGGCACGACGCGCATCGGCCTCCTCGAGAAGAGTGCGAAGAAGCGCCCGACCCTGGCCACGGCCACGGGCTGCGTCGGACACTGCGATCGTCTGCACGTCCGCGTCCTTGCCACCGGGGAGGTGGCGCAGGCCCGCGTACCCGAGCACATGGTTGCCCTGTTCCAGAACAAAATAGCGACCGTGCGCAATGTTCTCGAGCTCGGCACGCATCAGCGACTCGCTCCACGCATCCGCCGGAAAGCTCGCCTGTTCGATCGCCATGATCGCGCCCACATCGGCGATCGTCGCCACACGAATCGTCATGTCGACACCCGCTTCGCCGCGCCCGGCGCCGTCACATCGGGTGCCCTCAGGTACAGGGGCTCCATCGCGGCGT containing:
- a CDS encoding branched-chain amino acid ABC transporter permease, whose protein sequence is MTSPAAPRGRARTSVWRAVIVSLLTLLTVFALGATPAAAAEGDPYRIAGLVQLNGDPLEGVSLVIDGSGGEQSVVTGSDGRWEAWVPDNDSEYTVTLDESTLPDGIGVVDEDTEIAEGEQPNVRDVTVGAAGFAVVNFFIGDVERNTVSFADQLIQRIFQGLNFGLMLALAAIGLSLVYGTTRLSNFAHAEMVTFGAVVAVGVSSALASIAVSPAMTVLGLLIAIGLAGGLGYALDMALWRPLRRRGVGIVQLMIVSIGLSLAMRFTFQFFIGGSTLQLPTLVSTAKVPIFGAVALSPMEIVSMSIALVVIVAFALWLTYSRIGKATRAISDNPALASATGIDVDRVVRIIWVVAGALAGLGGILYAYYRPGVRFDMGMHILLLMFAAVTLGGLGTAYGALIGSLIIGVIVEVVSLWIPADLRFVPALLLLIVILLVRPQGLLGRRERIG
- a CDS encoding branched-chain amino acid ABC transporter permease, translating into MNWGSIFGEALASLLLPATFAYALAGLGLALHFGFAGLLNMGVAGFMAIGAYSYAIGVLTFGLPWWAGLLIGVVASALFGLLLGIPTLRLRGDYLAIATIAVAEVVRLVFLTTAFEPVTGSADGLSGYHASFRAWNPIPPGTYGFGPWVYNETGWWARLVSISLVVIAALLVFALTRSPWGRVLKGIREDEDAVRALGKNVFAYKMQALVVGGVIASLGGFVWSLLSAVNPQNYQTSTTFFIWTALLLGGAATVFGPILGAAIFWFLNSFLGALLPALVTAGYLPFMSTLQAARLRDILVGVALMMIVVFMPQGILGKKKEMSFAK
- a CDS encoding ABC transporter ATP-binding protein; translation: MPSDHAPQSAPVARQKTAGLHVGDAVPGVPKIDPIITADGITRSFGGVTAVDVEHLEIPRGAVTALIGPNGAGKTTLFNLLTGFDRPDAGSWTFEGRSLSGVPAHAVARRGLVRTFQLTKALGLLSVMDNMKLGQKEQVGEKFWASLLPFLWRDQDRQIEERALELLARFNLDTKKDDYAASLSGGQRKLLEMARALMTDPTLVMLDEPMAGVNPALTQSLLDHILGLKDQGMTVLFVEHDMHMVQHIADWVVVMAEGRIVAEGPPDQVMRNRAVIDAYLGAHQEVDLGVVTGRISIVDTDPEADAAASAAISAEELTAAGQAEADEEDPR
- a CDS encoding ABC transporter ATP-binding protein; this encodes MSETDDRDVVVSVENITAGYLPGVNILTDCNLTARKGELIGIIGPNGAGKSTLLKAIFGLVNVRSGHITLDGEDITNLRANKLVARGVGFIPQTNNVFPSLSIEENLQMGAYQKPKMFAERLAFVVDVFPDLGKRLKQRAGGLSGGERQMVAMGRALMLDPKVLLLDEPSAGLSPVRQDEAFIRVSEINRAGVTCIMVEQNARRCLQICDRGYVLDQGHDAYAGSGRELLHDPKVTELYLGTLGSEQNANTGVHRSVTGDEA
- a CDS encoding class I SAM-dependent methyltransferase is translated as MDNAELDALLTPDALRLLDELDPVVTVGDVAHTVSRLRAAGHSPALVSAVVGQVRLRDKAEAKFPGFARRMLFTRAGLEQATRMSVSAHHAARFRQAGLRRVADLGSGIGGDSLAFAALGLGVLAVDADEITAALAAYNLSPFRQDGGGVEVRSGRAEETDLAGIDGVWLDPARRTTGHSETRRVTADDYSPRLDWAYELAERIPVGMKLSPAHDRDTIPDGWEAQWITVDGSTVELVLWSGTLAREGVTRSALVIRGDTVAELTAARDTEDEPVRPLGAFVHEPEGAVIRSRLVGDVARLLDAGPVADGIAYLTGDTEITSPFARSFRVRETLPADQKKLQKALRERGIGVLEIKKRGVDVDPAAFRKKLKLQGDKSAVLFLTRIGGARTAILADRLS
- the groES gene encoding co-chaperone GroES, whose protein sequence is MSVSIKPLEDRIVIKQVEAEQTTASGLVIPDTAKEKPQEGEVVAVGPGRIDDNGNRVPVDVAVGDRVLYSKYGGTEVKFGADEYLVLSARDVLAVVER
- a CDS encoding mechanosensitive ion channel family protein, encoding MTEEFENDVTHLAETVAASPLLAWLWVAIAAAGAVAIGFVASWLFRTVAGSLHRRHLIFGELRTRFPKPIFWLVTVLLWRTAVPPFFPEGLAELQAGVRYGLTLSLIGVVGWIIAKILILLIDSAMVRQDASAVDNFTLRRRKTQIKMIRRLVIAVVAVLTVGAMLLTIDGAETFGASLFASAGVASIVAGLAAQSTLGNLVAGLQLTFSNALKVGDTLEVGDEFGTVEEITLTYVVVQIWDDRRLVLPSTHFTTTPYINWTRSQTALTGTVFLQADYSINVEAIRAELALILDDSPEWDRRSWGLIVSDAQRGVAELRATMTAANGDDLWALRCQVREKLVAFIATQRPQELTHTRIETLPHS
- a CDS encoding EamA family transporter; protein product: MTTHSTPVVDTSDLSTQTRLGVGYGFAAYALWGLLPLYFVALAPTGPWETLGWRVVLSLVFCAVLLTVTRSWLLVLAVFRSPRLLMWTLVAGILIYANWQGFLFAAQTGHVLEASLGYFINPIATILLAVVFLHERLRPLQWVAVGVAAIRGTSFAVHDRSVSSSRGDATGTMGGIHHRVDRLHHPDRRHVPTGQTDAHRRTLTNPNSVVRA
- a CDS encoding ABC transporter substrate-binding protein — encoded protein: MVRSRKLASVAAVTGVAALVLAGCSTSDDAPATGDGTDTTADAEDDAADSFPELPAPKAFDPEEYTLTLGTALPQTGDLAFLGPPEEAGVAYAQHLINEYSAESGLTVDIEWGDSGDLTNRAFETEVPRLLNADVSAIIGAASSGVSLQFIDEVIGADTILFSPANTSDEFTSRADELYFRTAPSDVLQGAVHGNMIAGDGHQTLGLIVLNDSYGTGLARYVTEAFEGAGGEVVASPTFNAGDTTFNAQISEVLAEDPDAISIIAFDQTKTILPNLVDEGYPVEQMYLVDGNLADYSADFEDGLLTGMKGTYPGPTPQQVQDWVDALTAFLEDEGTDPLTDYTYGPESYDAVNLLALASLRMQSVDAHDIADALYEVSGGTGDGETCTTFADCADIIIGGGVANYNGISSNIAFDRVGDPTEGTINIYVYQDDNTYVPVS
- the tsaD gene encoding tRNA (adenosine(37)-N6)-threonylcarbamoyltransferase complex transferase subunit TsaD; this translates as MNEPLVLGIETSCDETGIGIVRGRTLLSNTIASSMDEHARFGGVVPEVAARAHLEALQPTIERAVADAGVSLADLDAVAVTSGPGLAGALMVGVGAAKALALSLEKPLYAVNHLVGHIAADIVAPDSERIEYPTIALLVSGGHTSLLHVRDLTTDVELLGETVDDAAGEAFDKVARLLGLPYPGGPQIDRAAEGGDPRAIRFPRGLSRKSDLEKHRWDFSFSGLKTSVARWVEQHQDSGEDLPLADVAASFREAVVDVLVTKTLDACQERGVPRLLLGGGVIANARLREVALSRAAARGVEVRIPPLSLCTDNGAMIAALAAQLIASGRQPSTLGFGADSTLPVTEIQVAEAGQGTA
- the rimI gene encoding ribosomal protein S18-alanine N-acetyltransferase, with product MTIRVATIADVGAIMAIEQASFPADAWSESLMRAELENIAHGRYFVLEQGNHVLGYAGLRHLPGGKDADVQTIAVSDAARGRGQGRALLRTLLEEADARRAREVFLDVRADNAVAHALYVSEGFTELGRRPRYYQPDDVDAVVMRLDIASWRGAQAANQKEQGACS